The DNA sequence agtgtcgtataatttttctacagcattgaaaaactctttggcatttgtagtgtctggcaaaccactcaatagatgttcaggaatggatcttttcatagtaagaagactaagtcgacttgacttttcccattgtgcatgatgagttctctcggcgGTATCTTTGAGTCGATAAGATCGttaggtttttcttctcgtaggcccaagtccaaatccattatgcctaaagtaaattccacatctcgtttccatgtcttgtagttggaagcattcaaaatatggatggaagcattattgttgttcacagaaaaggagactgaaaaattcaaaaaattaaaacttgaataagcaatatgagcaatgtattagaaaatattgtagaatcaactggtcattataaactcccctttggggtgagaatataacacacacatgatctaccttcatgaagttaacaacaaagaaaaaaatacatatcatttaagaattttattacctttgggcaaataaatttcttaaaaatatgtattaattcaagcaaaaaataataataaatttatatatttaaattattacctttgggcaaataattaaaatatatacatttaatattaactcacttcatggaatgtgaactaatatatgtaaatactacctttgggcaagtaattacacatatagtcaaccaaaaaatataatattttcttcaacatgtgaaatttggtgataaaacaatcattgaaaattaataattttcaaccaaatttccaaaagagatatataattgcttttattatattgataatcaaaaaataaagtgtccaccataacacattatttttgtatcaaacaaccaagttttataattttagaacaacaaataatcataAGATaagaatataagaaaattggtggagactacatagtcaaaaataaattaaataagagagtgactatgtcttatggaacgagaagaaacccaaaaaattttctatgatttacggattttgaaaaatcatcaaaaattatttttaataattttttaactgcataattatcattaaaataataataattattaaacggagtcaaaaaattaattaaaaatcatagaaaaatcagaaattaaattttaaggaTGCTGGAAAAAAGAACGTCGAAAAACGACGTCTGACGACGcttcacgcgcccccacgcgccacCTGCGCGAGTGGGCGTGGCTGCTGGACTCCTCCAATTCATCCTCCAGCGGGTCCTGTGATGGGTCACGCGACCCGGTTCGGCCCCAGTCGGGTCTGGTCGTGTTTTCCGGCCAAAAAATCGACGAAAACACCGGAATTTGGATGGGTTTTGCTCGGCATTGAATGTCTAATTGATCTATGCTACTAATTTCGGGTATTAAAGATTAAATGGGTGGATCTATTGCTAAAATCAATccgaaaattgaaaatttaaaaaaaattgattgtgtATATGAATTCTCGGTTGGAACACGaaataaattgtgtaagaacattgataaacaattaattatgagaaatctattatcaattttagatcaaaaacaataaaatcaaaatacacaaattataatttcacattataatcatataaaccctaaaactttaaatttaaaattctcttaatatatacaatgatttcatgcatataatatatcaattgaaagagaatttaacgatcaataaaacccctaaagttttaagatttataaacaaaaaattgcacataaaataataatgaaattgatatgaaattatggataattaacatatacaaattaattatactaattataggttctaaatcatatacaataggcaatctgatacgacatgttatataaattaacaattaacccaagatctatttgtatataacatagaacacaataataagatataataattaggtatgtgtacctgattgatccatagcaattatctctgattgatccacagcagttactccaattcgatagtgcaatactatcaactaagtcttcctccctagatctctaaatcagaagcagtttattttatctgattatcaaaaggtatacaattgtgatgagacaatatgtatttatagagttagggaggggacttagctacaaaaccctagttggactgggcctgctcatcaaaggcttcagtcaactagaaaagcccacacttctgcttcacctagactttactcacagatgctaagcccattaacaattgatcaccaacaacatgggctaacacaacaaagaactatccaatcaacccaagttttaataaaaccaataaaatttaatgtaagcccaaataaaagtctaacaaatCTACCatcataataagaaaaaaaaataattaaaattgtattattaaacGTCAGAGTGGAAAGATATGGAAAAATTAAACACCATAATTTCCATTTGTTGAATTATATTCTTGATTTTGTTCTTTCTCTTAATTTGTTAATTGTGTTTCGTATTATGTACATTTTacaatcaatttatttttaaccAAATACatgatataaataaattttagtaattttagtaAATCAATTTTAATGGAAAGGATGTTAGAATGTGGGGATAAGATGAATGATGTttcatctcaaaattaattggtaATGGGAGGAGTAacccattcatcttatatatcacaatctatttccacacattagcaatgtggggCTAACTCTTAATACACCAATGGATCAGGTTAAAGGAGAGAGAGCGCAAGTATCTGTTTGGATCGGTGGTAATTTGGGCTCACAACAGATCTcaagtggctctgataccatattagaaTGTggggataagatgaatgaggttttatctcaaaactaattggcaatAGGAGGAgtccattcatcttatatatcacaatttattttcacacattagTAATGTGGAACTAACTCTTAATAAAGgatcttaatttttattatattactttatTCAATTACAATACATGCGTGTTGAATATTACCAAACAACACTGTAAATTTTGAATCCTATTAAGCATGCATAGCAACAATATTTGCTAATATTGAACAACAAAcaagtttaaaaattattagataATTTTGACATTAGAAAAACTCGTATTGATCGATCTAACTATATTAATTTAACGATTATAGAAGTAAACGAATAACctaatacataataaattatattatatttcatatagttcaaaaatattataaaatcaaAAAGTTTGAAAGCACAATTCTAATAGAGGCCCCATTCTAATAAGAGTTAATATAGCTAGCTTAagagtttaattatttagtagGCCATATAAGaattatattgtattaaataacaaaaataatactatgtttgaataaaatattatattgtagagtaatttgcggcaaaaatacctaagttttatgcCGAGTAGCAGATTAATACCTAAGTCCTATTTTTGGCGGTATAAATACCTTCCGTCACTACtctggaacttccgtaggtacctctcCGTTTTTTGAATTGTAATGTGCCAGGTGTCGTGCCATGTCATTAAAATTTATGCCACATCACTCACACCATACATTAAATACCCTCTTAAAATAAAACCCTAAGATTAATTAAACCCtcttaaaatcaaaataaaaatacttagaaaaaaaccagaaaaataaaaaataaataaatagtttataTAACTCAAACCTAAATAATCTGAGGCTAAACTTTTCCACTtttccaccattgttgtaaGCTCGAAGGTGACAGTGAGGCAATGGGACGGTGGTTTTGCGATTGTAAACCACCATTGGAAGTTGCGATTCGCACCTCTAAGACGATGAAGAATCCTGGGAGAAGGTTCAAGTGCTGCCCAATCCATAaggtaggttttttttttttgcctaaaAATTCTAGCAGCCCGAGGGGTTTTTTCAAGTGGTTGACCATTGTTAGTGTGTGAAGCTtgaatttttgcaattttctgAAACTTTCCCCCTCTTATTTTGGGTGTTGATTGTTTGGTTTTTCAGAGGAATGGTGGGTGCGATTTTTTCGAGTGGGTTGACAGGGAGATGTTTCGAAATTGTGGAGGTGGATGTTGTATCCATGGAGATTGGAGTGGGCATGAAGTTTCGATGGGGTACTGTTCTGTGCATCAACAAAGAACAGCCCCTTGCAGCCATGGAGTTTGTACAAATGGAGATGTTCCTACTCATTGTAGTAGTCATCACAGTCATGCACCTTTGGAAGATTATAATGAAAGCACATCTGCATTTGAAAGGGGAAAATATAATTATTGGATTTGGTTTTTAGGTTGTGTAGTTATAGTTGTACTCTATGTAATGTTGTTCTGAAATGAAGAAGGTTAAGAATTGTACTAGAAACCTTTAATGTATGAATGAATGACTCTTTTATGTATGAATGAATTACTCTTTTTTATTAAGTGATATTGCATGAATTGTGTGGgttttgatttataattagtattTTACAAAGGGAAAtaatcaaaagatacaaccattAGGTTTGCATCATCAGATACAAAGTGTGGACAAAAGACATAAATCCCTTCAGAATTGAAATCCTTATCCAAATACACAAAGTTTCAAAAAGACCTAATACTTGTgctttttaaacaaaatacataacaTAGTTTAATGGCATCAAAAGGGTGGACACAAAATGACATCAAGTCCACCAAATTGCCACACATTAAATTAGGTAGATACATTAGGTAACATAGTTAAGGTTAATATGTTAAATTGGCATAAAGTTCACCACATTACAACAAAAAACTTCCATCATAAATCCCTAAATATTTGCATTATCAGAGAGCCTTGCAGCATTATCCCTTTGCCTTTGCTTCATCAACCTTTCCTTTCTTTTCTTGGTTGCATCAGTTGGATTGGCAGATGGTGGTCTCCCCCTTTTCTTTGGCTGAGCAGGctgtaaaattaaattattagttAGACATATATTAATCCAAACATTAAATGAATTGAAAAGCTAATGTATAACTTAGTTTTACATTTCTAAGCATAATAACATAAAAGTGCAAGTGTGAGACAAGTTGGAACCTGCACTAACATAGATTAATGACTCTAACAGGTATAGGGTTATAACAAGTGTCAACCAGTGTAGTTGTTAAATGAGAAAAAATAACCTGTGTAGTTGGATCAGCTTGACACTTTTTTGCATTATGGCCACGAACACCACACCTACTGCATTTGTGAACTTGTCCAAATCTTCTTAAAGTGGTTGAATTTGCTGCTGGTGGTTCATCCACATCTCTCCTTCTCTTCTTTTTTGGCCTTCCTGGTAGGTTTGTCTCAGCTGGTGGTTGAATTGGATTGAGACCTGATCTTGGCCAAAACTGTGGTCCTGGCATTGGGTGTATGACACCTTCATAGGCCTTCACCATCATCTCTTTCTTGTAAAAGTGTGAGACATAATCTTTCACTTGATGCCCTGCTTGCCATATGGTTGCTAATGCATGACCACATGGTATTCCACTAAGTTGGTACCTTCTGCAGCTGCAGGTTTTTTCAATTAAGTTCACAGCATAGCTAACTGTACCAGGACAGTCCACTTGGAAAATTACTTCTGTTGACTGTGTTACTAGACAATTTGAAGCAATTTTCTTGTTTTGCTCCATGATTTTCCATATGTTTCTCCCATATTCCTCTTTCCATTTCTTcacactctctcttttcttttgaaacCTACACATGAGCCAATATCTTAACTTCTCCAGCAGGGTTATTATGGGCTTGTCTCTAGCCTCAAGTATTGCATTGTTGAAAGACTCACACAGGTTGTTGAGCAGAACATCACACTTGACACCTTCTAAGAAATAGGCCTTTGTCCACTCTGTTGGTGGCTTAGCAGCTAACCAATTGTATGCAGCCTGATTAACTTCCTTGATTTCTGCCATTTTCCTCTCAAACTCTGGTACAGTGGTTGCTCACAGCATTGCCCACAACATCTGCTTCATCAACAAACCAGGATGGTCCTTCTTAAAATTGGAATGAAGGTGCCTCACACAATGCCTAACAGCTGAACCAGTGAAAACCCTCCCAACAGCATTCTCCAAACCTTTCTGCTTGTCACTCATTAGTGTGTACAAATCGTCCTCTCATTGTCTAGATCTTGGTTTAGCGAGTTCACAAAACCAAGTCCAGAATCGATTGTTTCCTTCTCACATATAGCATAGGCAATAGGGtagatggcatgctcaggatcTATCCCAACAAAGAACCAACAACAAACCCTTGCAATAACCTTTCAAGAATGTTCCATCTAGACAAATCAGAGGCCTACACCCATTTCTGAACCCATCCTTGCAAGCTTTTAAGCAAATGTACACCCTTTCAAACACCCTTTGATCACCTTCCAACTTAGTCTGGATCTTGGCAGTACTACCAGATTGGTTAGCGTATTTGCTTGCAATAGTCATCCAGATTGCATCTTGGTCACCACAGATCCTTCCAACATCTCTAAGGCAATGTTCTTAGCCCCGTAAAAAGTCCATTTACTAACCCCGGAAAATTTAGTGTTTGACACCATCTCCTTGAAGGCCGTGAAGTGCAAACTTGGGTTTAATACGAAAGTCCGGGGAAATGTCTGGCCAAGAAATCAGAATTTGCAAGCCTATTGTCAAGGACTATTCCACATGTGTGCTCCTCTACTAGCTTTTTGACTTGAAAAGTTGACTCATCTGAGTTAACCCTAGATGCAAAAATCAGCCACTCACAACCATTACCTTTACACGTGGCCCTCACTCTTCTTTGGTCATTACTAATGTACTTGAAGTCCCTGTCATTAGCAATAAAATGTTCCCTAAGGGCCTTTCTGAAAACTTCAACATTTGCAAAAATCATCCCTTTCTTAAACTGAAAACAAGCCTTGTCACACTGTGGATTATACTCAGGTCTTGAATTTTTCCTAACCTGACCTTCCTCATCATCACTTGCTAAACTTTGCAAGTCATCTTCACTTTCAACTCCATCTCCTTCACACTCATTACCCTCACCACCTTGACTGCAAAAATTAGTGACACTTGACCACCATTTGCTAGGATCTGTTGGCTTGGCTATATTCCTCTCAGCTTGGACATCTTGCTCATATTCCTCCTCATGAAACTCAAAATCTTGTTCATCATTGGCTTGTTGTGTCCCATTTCTGTCTTGGTGTTGTGATGTTGTTGGGTCAATAACATTGGGTTGGTTTACTGGTATGTCAACACTTGGGTGAAATGGATTGGGATGGGGTGGTATTGGGTCTAATGTAGTGGGTTGAGGTGGTGTTGGGTCAATTGTAGTGGGCTGAGGTGGTATTGGGTCAATTGTAGTGGGCTGAGGTGGTATTGGGTCAATTGTAGTTGGCTGAGGTGGTGTTGTGTCAAATGGTTGGGCCTGATGTGGTGTTGGGTCAAATGCAGTGGGAAAGTCTGGTGTTGTGTCAAATGCACATGGAAAGTCTGGTGTTGTGTCAAATCTGGTAGGCTGAGGTGGTGTTGGTTCAAATGTGTTGGACTCATACATCATTGGATCATTTATGGTGGGTTGGTGAATTCTTGGCTCATCTGTAGGGGTTTGGTATATAAGTGGGTCTTCATCTTCTCTAACAGGTTGAGTATCAACTGGAGGTGCATCTTCCCCTGCATCTTGAATCTCAGGGTCTTCCCATTGTGGTCCACAACCATCAAAGATGACATAGTCATCACTACAATATCCTTCATAATCTGACTCTTCTAGGCCATCCTCATCATCCAtatcatcatcctcatcatccATATCATCATCCATGTCATCATCCTCATCTTCAGAGGAGCTACTTATTTCAACCACCTCAATTCCTTTACCTTTACCCTTACTGCCTCTTCTATCTTTTCCTTTGCCTATGGGTTCTGGTATGCCCACTACATCAGCCACCACATCAGCATCTGGTGGCAATTCCTCAATCACACAATGTTGAAGCTTGGTTGGTAGCTCTGGAACATGAGGCACAGCAGTTGGGTCATTTTTCCATTCCAATTCCAGTGTCATCTCAGGCATGACCAAATAAACATCCATCTCTGTCCACTTCCTCATTTCCATTTTGTATAGGATAGATTGGACATCTCTATCATCCAAAATTATGGAACCATCTCTCAGAGCTCTATCTTTGGCCTTATACAGCATACCAAATGGCAATTTGTAACCTAGGGACAACGCAAAACCTTCTATGAACACCCTGCTCATCTGCTCCTTATCAATCCTATCAAAGTAATTAACCTTCCCACCCTCATATTTCCTATTACCAAAGGGTGTGAAGAACATGCCCCCATGGTGGATTGCAAGTGTCAAGTAGTCTAAATTACCACCTGTCAAATtcaatttcaacaaaaaaaataggcAGATCACAGGGGAAGCAACTAATTAGCATCTCCCAAACATACCAAACacaaaattaagtaaaaaaattttGGTCAACTATGGACCCCACTTTCAGTAGGTGCACATGCATAAAGTTGCAATAATAGCAACACAAAACCCTAACCATAAGCTTTAAAGATTCTTATTCTAATTCCCACCAACCATTTGCTCGTGTAGTGTGTTGTAACCCACACCCCCAAAAATAGCATTTCTTTATGTCAAATGGAACAGAAGAAAACAAAACCCATCACTATTAACTGAacaacactacaaaaaaaaacacCTTTTAATAACAGAGCACACACACTTCCTAATCCCCatcattttcttttcaaaaccCTATCACACAACAATACTAAAAGTAGGAGAGAACCACTTTCAAAACTGACAAAAGAAATTACTAAAGGAAAACTTACCGTAGTCAGGGGGATCACCTCCATCGTCCCTGTAAAAGGCCATATCGTCGACACTGTCCACAACCACTTCAACCTTCGATCGTCTTCAACCTTGGAATGTTGCGTTTTACAGTCGAACCTTCGATCGTCTTCAACCTTGGGTCAATGTGCGTTCGTCTTCAACTGGAACCCTAACTTTCTCTCGACACTCTCAACAAACTTTGGGATTTTTTTGCAAAAAATGGTAACTGCTCTCTTTTCAGAAACTGAGCAGcaatattttgttttgtttttaatttaaatgtaaaatttaattttaattattttatttattctttcctCATTTAGATTATAAATCAGTTTTAATTAAAagttcttttttttaataatttaaattgccATTATTTGTGTAACAAATTTAATCTTAGGGTTTTATTTTAAGAGGGTATTTAATGTATGGTGTGAGTGATGTGGCATAAATTTTAATGACATGGCACGACACCTGGCACATTACAATGCAAAAAACGgagaggtacctacggaagttccagaGTAGTGACGGAAGGTATTTATACCGCCAAAAATAGGACTTAGGTATTAATCTGCTACTTGgcataaaacttaggtatttttgccgcaaattactctatattGTATCAATTATTATGACTATAAATTTTCATACATTATAAgtcatgttatttaatacataacaaatgactcatattagcttgtattataatatttactgtaatatcctagaaaataaataatatttaaatagacatattttattaaatatgtaattacttggaaaatgaagtaggattacgatcttacttaggtaaattgttgagaaattatttaataaaatacgtTATTTTCGGGCCCGGCAATTGTGAAAATTTGGCGatgtggttagtaatgtcacgacattaatgaAAGAACTATTTTGAGTACATctcggattaagttagaattttattagaatgtcgggttGGGGAATTAgtgaaattaccaaaatgcccttagggtttctttcaaaaaaaaaattaaataaattagattAAGGGAAAAGGGGTAGATTAGTAAATTTAAGgtgtttgaattttcttttatttttaagcaaaaaaaaataaaaagaaagaaaaccctATTTAAAGAGTttccttccaaggcaagaaaaacattttcaaaatcaacatcaagcttctcttcttcttctccttctgccgaACCCTAGGAGCAGCTGGAAACCAGGTGAAACTCATCTTATTTCATCCACTCTTGAGCTAATCTAAgccctagaagctagctaagtgaAGGTATGATTTTCTACTCTTCTCTTGATTGGTTTTCTTGAGTTTAGTTTAGGTTTTGGTGAAGGTTTTCAATGAATTctgagctggggtataaactgagggtaaggtaggttcttagggttgaTTTGGAACTTGTTTGAATGAAAATT is a window from the Cannabis sativa cultivar Pink pepper isolate KNU-18-1 chromosome 1, ASM2916894v1, whole genome shotgun sequence genome containing:
- the LOC133029150 gene encoding uncharacterized protein LOC133029150; protein product: MGRWFCDCKPPLEVAIRTSKTMKNPGRRFKCCPIHKRNGGCDFFEWVDREMFRNCGGGCCIHGDWSGHEVSMGYCSVHQQRTAPCSHGVCTNGDVPTHCSSHHSHAPLEDYNESTSAFERGKYNYWIWFLGCVVIVVLYVMLF
- the LOC133033107 gene encoding uncharacterized protein LOC133033107, with protein sequence MAEIKEVNQAAYNWLAAKPPTEWTKAYFLEGVKCDVLLNNLCESFNNAILEARDKPIITLLEKLRYWLMCRFQKKRESVKKWKEEYGRNIWKIMEQNKKIASNCLVTQSTEVIFQVDCPGTVSYAVNLIEKTCSCRRYQLSGIPCGHALATIWQAGHQVKDYVSHFYKKEMMVKAYEGVIHPMPGPQFWPRSGLNPIQPPAETNLPGRPKKKRRRDVDEPPAANSTTLRRFGQVHKCSRCGVRGHNAKKCQADPTTQPAQPKKRGRPPSANPTDATKKRKERLMKQRQRDNAARLSDNANI